One part of the Mya arenaria isolate MELC-2E11 chromosome 3, ASM2691426v1 genome encodes these proteins:
- the LOC128227320 gene encoding organic cation transporter-like protein has translation MDVDSIIEGLGGCGRFQKAVGLASHAIKVPIVFTMYMTFFSVAVPTWHCADNNGGYVGANANGVSKDVGVTVISNWNSSLDYPKTFVNSSWNDSSSYNPFKSCTNHLNQQCSEFVFDDNFQTIVSEWDMVCGLSWVPSTIASVQMAGLFFGNLLSGQLADVLGRKPPLFGSLLLLIVANLLAYFSSTWLVFGVARALCGVAMGAFLTVQYGITSEVTPSNWRACVIAVPSWATGACVFSFVSYLMPYWRKLHLLTALITVPCLAAWWLIPESFRWYLSHNRSQDARGVMKYISRLNRTELTDESLHEMLRVEKGELATGDKRKYSFIHLFKTRRLVKITLLSAINWFALGLLSYGIRFGIQALSGNFFLNLFLFNVIGIPVAFIAIVLTNVIGRRPTVILTYVMATVGCVVVGIVQYIDTPLRAPLTNGFALFASVGIELAWGPVQVMTQELYPTVIRNIGYGFQNTFSRVGAIIGPQLAFLDTRVPGVMYFVCGAVGGCCILGTLALSETRGAQLQDRIDINIVAPSAKMNIKKGKTQH, from the exons ATGGACGTCGACTCGATCATTGAGGGTCTGGGTGGGTGCGGCCGCTTCCAGAAGGCAGTGGGCTTGGCCAGTCACGCTATCAAGGTGCCCATCGTGTTCACAATGTACATGACATTCTTTTCCGTTGCCGTTCCCACGTGGCACTGTGCTGACAATAACGGTGGATATGTTGGCGCCAACGCAAATGGAGTTTCGAAAGACGTTGGTGTGACCGTAATTTCAAATTGGAATTCGTCTTTAGATTACCCTAAAACGTTTGTTAATTCGTCATGGAATGATTCTTCAAGTTACAACCCATTTAAATCATGCACAAACCACCTGAACCAGCAGTGTAGCGAATTTGTGTTTGACGACAATTTCCAAACAATAGTTTCTGAG TGGGATATGGTATGCGGGCTGTCCTGGGTGCCATCCACCATCGCCTCCGTCCAAATGGCCGGTCTTTTCTTCGGAAACTTGCTGAGCGGTCAGCTGGCGGACGTGCTCGGCCGAAAGCCACCTCTGTTTGGTTCCCTTCTCTTGCTCATCGTCGCCAATCTCCTCGCCTACTTTTCTTCAACCTGGCTTGTGTTCGGGGTCGCTAGGGCGCTCTGTG GAGTGGCTATGGGGGCGTTTTTGACTGTTCAATACGGTATAACGTCAGAGGTGACGCCTTCGAACTGGCGCGCCTGTGTAATCGCCGTTCCTTCTTGGGCCACGGGTGCCTGTGTGTTCAGCTTCGTGTCATACCTTATGCCCTACTGGCGGAAACTGCACCTTCTCACCGCTCTTATCACCGTCCCCTGTCTTGCTGCATGGTG GTTAATACCCGAGAGTTTCCGATGGTACCTGTCCCACAACCGTTCCCAGGACGCGCGAGGAGTCATGAAATATATCAGCCGCTTGAACCGGACGGAGTTAACGGACGAGAGCCTGCACGAAATGTTGCGCGTTGAAAAGGGCGAGCTCGCCACAGGGGACAAACGGAAGTACTCTTTTATCCATCTCTTCAAGACAAGACGGCTGGTTAAGATCACACTGCTGTCTGCGATTAACTG GTTTGCACTGGGTCTGCTTTCGTACGGGATCCGATTCGGAATCCAGGCGCTTTCAGGGAACTTCTTCCTAAATCTCTTCCTGTTCAACGTCATCGGCATTCCCGTCGCCTTCATTGCCATCGTACTCACAAATGT CATTGGTCGGCGTCCAACTGTGATTCTCACGTATGTCATGGCAACCGTGGGATGTGTGGTCGTTGGGATCGTGCAATATATTG ACACCCCGCTTCGGGCACCTCTGACCAACGGATTTGCGTTATTTGCGAGCGTTGGCATTGAGCTTGCATGGGGCCCCGTCCAGGTCATGACCCAAGAGCTCTACCCCACCGTTATCAGGAACATTGGATATGGTTTCCAGAATACGTTCTCAAGGGTCGGAGCCATCATAGGACCACAGTTGGCTTTTCTT GACACTCGCGTTCCGGGTGTTATGTACTTCGTGTGCGGCGCGGTTGGCGGATGTTGCATCCTGGGGACGCTGGCGCTCTCGGAGACACGCGGTGCCCAGCTGCAGGACCGCATCGACATCAATATCGTTGCACCGTCCGccaaaatgaacataaaaaaagGCAAAACACAACATTGA
- the LOC128226294 gene encoding zinc finger protein 391-like yields MRTHTGEKPHACDVCGKAFSTSSSLNTHRRIHSGEKPHECGVCGKRFTASSNLYYHKMTHNKEKPHKCTQCSKSFPTPGDLRSHMYVHSGSWPFRCDVCNRGFSKQTNLKNHLLLHTGDKPHECPTCQKKFALYCNLKTHMKTHEDDTQGSCISCGRTFLKKEDSSSDMCSDCTRSLSPETTPPPKRHLSDFSISALTNKDSKSSTDRPNPKDFFDPRIYPAYNPAMMMAPPSARLFSHDHIPIGYLPVFGNFASADSNMLPSAASAALFPRFPGMPLPEAAYRMYQASLPGLKSEWSPQLIAK; encoded by the exons ATGCGGACCCACACGGGAGAGAAGCCGCACGCGTGTGACGTATGCGGAAAGGCGTTCTCCACATCCTCCTCCCTCAACACACACAGACGCATACACAGCGGGGAGAAACCTCACGAGTGCGGAGTCTGCGGCAAGCGCTTCACAGCCTCGTCCAACCTCTACTACCACAAGATGACCCACAACAAG GAGAAGCCGCACAAGTGCACCCAGTGTTCTAAGTCGTTCCCTACTCCCGGCGACCTGCGCTCTCACATGTACGTGCATAGTGGCTCGTGGCCGTTTCGGTGTGACGTCTGCAACCGCGGGTTCAGCAAGCAGACAAACCTTAAGAACCACCTGCTGCTGCACACGGGCGACAAGCCACATGAGTGTCCAACGTGCCAGAAGAAGTTCGCGCTCTACTGCAACCTCAAGACTCACATGAAAACGCATGAAG ATGACACCCAGGGAAGCTGTATTTCCTGCGGCAGGACGTTTCTAAAGAAGGAAGACTCGAGCTCCGACATGTGCTCCGACTGCACGCGCTCTCTATCACCGGAAACCACGCCGCCACCGAAGCGACACCTGAGCGACTTTAGCATATCCGCCCTCACGAACAAGGACAGCAAATCATCAACCGATCGGCCTAACCCGAAGGATTTCTTCGACCCCCGGATATACCCCGCCTACAATCCCGCCATGATGATGGCGCCACCGTCTGCAAGGCTTTTTTCCCACGACCACATTCCCATCGGCTACCTCCCGGTGTTCGGTAACTTCGCATCCGCAGACAGCAACATGCTCCCTTCCGCCGCCTCGGCCGCCCTGTTCCCGCGGTTCCCCGGTATGCCCCTGCCCGAGGCTGCGTACCGGATGTACCAGGCCTCCTTACCAGGACTCAAGTCAGAGTGGAGTCCACAGCTTATTGCCAAATAA